One genomic window of Acidobacteriota bacterium includes the following:
- a CDS encoding flagellin — translation MASFSVVNNITAAYAQTNLQATQLGLQKALSRLSSGFRINQSGDDAAGLAVANGYRNSSAILSQGIRNANDGMSDLQIKDGALGNISNLLDRLATLATQASSGKAGLSLTNLNSEFGKVTAEITREAKVAGLDTSTNFSVFVSNTTSAADGMVAGTVGAVTLASLGINTSAIDTQANAISAVADVAAAVGTLGGVQSSVGSLQNNLQFAISLAQSKQVNTQAAESRIRDANVAEEAANMTRFSILSQSGIAALAQANQSTSSVLALLR, via the coding sequence ATGGCATCGTTCTCAGTCGTCAACAACATCACCGCGGCCTACGCACAGACCAACCTGCAGGCCACACAGCTGGGCTTGCAGAAGGCTCTGAGCCGCCTGTCGAGCGGCTTCCGCATCAACCAGTCGGGTGATGACGCAGCCGGCCTCGCCGTGGCGAACGGCTACCGCAACAGCTCCGCGATCCTGAGCCAGGGCATCCGGAACGCCAACGATGGCATGTCCGACCTGCAGATCAAGGACGGCGCGCTCGGTAACATCTCGAACCTGCTCGATCGGCTCGCCACGCTGGCGACCCAGGCCTCGTCCGGCAAGGCGGGCCTCAGCCTGACCAACCTGAACTCGGAGTTCGGCAAGGTCACCGCCGAGATCACCCGTGAAGCCAAGGTGGCGGGTCTCGACACGTCAACCAATTTCTCGGTGTTCGTGAGTAACACGACCTCGGCGGCCGATGGCATGGTGGCCGGCACGGTTGGCGCGGTGACGCTGGCCTCGCTCGGCATCAATACCTCGGCCATCGACACCCAGGCCAACGCGATCAGCGCAGTCGCCGATGTGGCGGCGGCGGTGGGAACGCTGGGCGGGGTCCAGAGCTCGGTCGGGTCGCTCCAGAACAACCTGCAGTTCGCGATCAGCCTGGCGCAGTCCAAGCAGGTGAACACGCAGGCCGCCGAGAGCCGGATCCGTGACGCCAACGTGGCGGAGGAAGCGGCCAATATGACCCGGTTCAGCATCCTGTCGCAGAGCGGCATCGCAGCCCTCGCCCAGGCCAACCAGTCGACCTCGTCGGTCCTGGCGCTCCTGCGGTAA
- a CDS encoding flagellin: MASFSVVNNITAAYAQTNLQATQLGLQKALSRLSSGFRINQSGDDAAGLAVANGYRNSSAILSQGIRNANDGMSDLQIKDGALGNISNLLDRLATLATQASSGKAGLSLANLNSEFDKVTAEITREAKVAGLDTQSSFSVFVSNSTSASDGMVAGTVAAVDLTSLGINASAVDTQAHAIDAVSKVAAAVATLGGVQSSVGSLQNNLQFAISLAQSKQVNTQAAESRIRDANVAEEAANMTRFSILSQSGIAALAQANQSTSSVLALLR, from the coding sequence ATGGCATCGTTCTCAGTCGTCAACAACATCACAGCGGCCTACGCACAGACCAACCTGCAGGCCACACAGCTCGGCTTGCAGAAGGCGCTGAGCCGCCTGTCGAGCGGCTTCCGCATCAACCAGTCGGGTGATGACGCGGCCGGCCTCGCCGTGGCGAACGGCTACCGCAACAGCTCCGCGATCCTGAGCCAAGGCATCCGGAACGCCAACGATGGCATGTCCGACCTGCAAATCAAGGACGGCGCGCTCGGTAACATCTCGAACTTGCTCGATCGGCTTGCCACGCTGGCGACCCAGGCCTCGTCCGGCAAGGCGGGCCTCAGCCTGGCCAACCTGAACTCGGAGTTCGACAAGGTCACGGCCGAGATCACCCGCGAAGCCAAAGTGGCGGGCCTCGACACCCAGAGCAGCTTCTCGGTGTTCGTGAGCAACTCGACCTCGGCATCCGATGGCATGGTGGCCGGCACGGTCGCCGCGGTGGACCTGACCTCGCTCGGCATCAACGCCTCGGCCGTCGACACCCAGGCCCACGCCATCGACGCAGTGTCCAAAGTGGCGGCGGCGGTGGCGACGCTTGGCGGGGTCCAGAGCTCGGTCGGGTCGCTCCAGAACAACCTGCAGTTCGCGATCAGCCTGGCGCAGTCCAAGCAGGTGAACACCCAGGCCGCCGAGAGCCGGATCCGTGACGCCAACGTGGCGGAGGAAGCGGCCAACATGACCCGGTTCAGTATCCTGTCGCAGAGCGGCATCGCGGCCCTCGCCCAGGCGAACCAGTCGACCTCGTCGGTCCTGGCGCTGTTGCGGTAA
- the fliD gene encoding flagellar filament capping protein FliD → MSSPITFSGFNNIDFNSVLNLLMAQAQLPRTTLAAQQTDLRSKSSAFAALATKLSALSSISNDLTDPAVTSGRTASSTDESVVTASAASGAVPGLYDVVVNELAHAQVTLATSRQTDVNTTVVADGGTLNIGSGTVDLAGKSLTLQGLADAINATADTGMTASIVSPTTGTYALMLTGNDTGTANAFTITNSLTLGSGASLIAFTDTNNDGISGDSTADNAMQATDADVLVNNVPIRSATNTIDGAAPGTTLTLLSKTAPGQSETVSVSKTTDTTLAQVQKFVDSYNGLVTFIQQQGTGTDGIGRDPLLRMMWSELRGTINSSYTAGGAQSSLAVIGVGFDQTGKLTLDSSALSDALAAGETDVRHLFGGDGTNAGVFSSLRDTLDNYASSGGLIASTTDRLHLQVSNMDTQLADMDTRLAVQKTSLQQQFTAADSLMSQLNSSAGSLSSLGSQYKLF, encoded by the coding sequence ATGAGTTCGCCCATCACCTTCAGCGGCTTCAACAACATCGACTTCAATTCCGTTCTGAACCTGCTCATGGCTCAGGCGCAACTGCCCCGGACGACGCTGGCGGCCCAGCAAACGGACTTGCGGTCGAAATCGAGCGCCTTCGCTGCCCTGGCCACCAAGCTCAGCGCCCTTTCATCCATCAGCAATGATCTGACCGATCCGGCCGTCACCAGCGGCCGCACGGCTTCTTCCACCGATGAGTCCGTGGTGACCGCCTCCGCCGCGAGCGGGGCGGTCCCCGGCCTCTACGATGTCGTCGTCAATGAATTGGCTCACGCCCAGGTCACCTTGGCGACCAGCCGCCAAACCGATGTCAACACGACGGTTGTGGCCGACGGCGGCACGCTCAATATCGGCAGCGGCACGGTGGACCTGGCCGGCAAGAGCCTGACGCTCCAGGGTCTGGCCGATGCGATCAATGCGACCGCAGACACGGGTATGACCGCCTCAATTGTGTCTCCGACGACCGGCACTTACGCGCTGATGCTCACCGGAAACGACACCGGAACGGCAAACGCCTTCACCATCACCAATTCGCTCACGCTCGGGTCGGGCGCGTCGCTTATCGCGTTCACCGACACCAACAACGACGGCATCAGCGGCGATAGCACGGCCGACAACGCCATGCAGGCGACCGACGCCGACGTGCTGGTCAACAACGTGCCGATCAGGAGCGCCACCAACACGATTGACGGGGCGGCGCCCGGCACGACGTTGACCCTGCTCAGCAAGACCGCGCCGGGACAAAGCGAGACCGTCAGCGTCTCCAAGACCACCGACACGACGCTTGCCCAGGTCCAGAAGTTCGTGGATTCCTATAACGGGCTGGTGACCTTCATCCAGCAGCAAGGCACGGGCACGGACGGAATCGGCCGTGATCCGCTGCTCCGGATGATGTGGTCCGAGCTCCGGGGGACGATCAACTCGAGTTACACGGCAGGCGGGGCGCAATCGAGTCTGGCCGTGATCGGCGTCGGTTTCGACCAGACCGGCAAGCTCACGCTGGATTCATCGGCCTTGAGCGATGCGCTTGCGGCCGGCGAAACCGACGTGCGTCACCTGTTTGGCGGCGACGGAACCAACGCGGGGGTGTTCAGCTCGCTCCGGGACACGCTCGACAACTACGCGAGCTCGGGCGGGCTCATCGCGAGCACCACGGATCGGCTCCATCTGCAGGTGTCGAACATGGACACCCAGCTCGCGGACATGGATACGCGACTCGCGGTCCAGAAGACGTCTCTCCAGCAGCAGTTCACGGCGGCCGACTCGCTCATGTCCCAGCTGAACAGTTCGGCGGGATCGCTCTCCAGTCTCGGCTCGCAGTACAAGTTGTTCTAG
- the fliS gene encoding flagellar export chaperone FliS gives MLSAAARAAAQYQRTAVECGTPLELVVRLYDGAIANIARARDGASGGDLHARKDGLSKAMAIVSQLQSSLDMTAGGEISTSLDALYTYLIGRMVDANTKKDATALDEVHRLLSTLRDGWQQIANALPGTRAQA, from the coding sequence ATGTTGTCTGCAGCAGCGCGGGCCGCGGCCCAATACCAGCGAACGGCAGTTGAGTGCGGTACGCCCCTCGAGCTTGTTGTCAGGCTGTACGACGGGGCGATTGCCAACATCGCAAGGGCGCGCGATGGCGCCTCGGGCGGCGACCTGCACGCGCGAAAAGATGGCCTGTCGAAGGCGATGGCGATTGTCAGCCAGTTGCAGAGTTCGCTCGACATGACGGCCGGTGGAGAAATCTCGACGTCGCTGGACGCGCTCTATACGTACCTCATCGGACGCATGGTGGACGCCAACACGAAGAAGGACGCCACCGCCCTCGACGAAGTGCACCGCCTGCTGTCCACACTGCGGGACGGATGGCAGCAGATCGCCAACGCGCTGCCCGGAACACGGGCCCAAGCGTGA